Genomic window (Methylocystis parvus OBBP):
GCTCGCGACCGCGTTCAAAGCCGCGACCGTCTGCGCCACTGTGTTCAGGTTCAGCGCTGTGACGCTCGTTCCACCGCCGGTCACGGTAGTCTGGACGGCGCTCAGATCCATGTTGGAGACGACGCCGGTGGTGGGCGCCGTCACATTGCTCGCGGAGAGTAGATCGGCGCCCGCTGACGGCAATTGGCCCTGCCCGGGCGTCTGCAGGTTTGCTGTAATCCCCTTCGAGGGCTGCAAGGCGCCATCCTTGTAGACCCGCGCTTTAGCCGCGCAATCGGCGATGCTTTTTTCGGTCGTCTCCCGAGCGGCGTCGGTGACGGGCGTATCGGCGAAAGCCAGCCCAACGCTGGCGAGAAAGGAGGCCGCCAACGGAAATGGTCTATGCCGCATTGGGAACCTCCCGCTACGCGGAGCGCCAATTGCAGAAAATCGGAACCCATACGCGCGGGTCGTCCCCGACGCGGGCGCGCAGCTCTTCGCACTCCTGGACCGTGTCGACGTTCCCGGAGAGTAATTTGACGATATCGAGCATGTTAGAGAGATCGAGCCGCGCGATGACCGAGTCCTGATCATGCTTGATCAGGAACTGCCGAGAATCGGGATGGGTGTTGATCACCCACTCGAATTCGCGCTCGGAAAGCTTGAACCCCGTCACATAGCTCTCGAAGTCCGCTTTCGGATTCGGGAAGAAGATGTTGGTGGGCGTCTGCTCGAGCAGCGTGTGCCCCATTGGGGAGGCGACGATATCCTTCGCCGACTGCGTGCCGAAGCCGACGATCCCGTTGAGCTTGCGGATGGTTTTCAGCTTGTCGTTGAGAAAGCCCGCGAACTTATCGTCGGTCAGAATTTTCCAGCCTTCGTCGATGAACAGCATCATTGGATTGCCGTCCATCATCCCCTCGATCCGGTGGAAGATATAGCCAAGCGCCGCCGTGCGGATGTCGTCATCGTCGAGCACCTTGGTCATGTCGAAGCCGAACACGCCATTCGACGCCGACCACGAGTCGCGCTCGTTGTTGAAAAGCCATCCACGGGCCTTCGTCCAAACGTCGAACCTTGACGCCAGATCCTCCTGGCCGAGTTTCTCGCTGCCCCTGAGCAGATGCGCGACTTCCGCGAAGCGGCGATCCTTGGCGGGCACGGCGAAAATTTGGTCGACCGCGCCTTCGACGATTTTGAGCTGGTGCGCGCCGAGGTCCAAACCGTCGCGGGGCCTCACCATGAATTTGAGGAGGTCCTCGAGGAACTTGCGGTCTTCAGGGGAGCCTGGAAGCTGTAGCGGGTTGAAGCCCGTCGGAACGCCGGGGACCAGTACTTCGTAGCTGCCGCCCATGGCCCGGATGAGCGGATCGGCGCCGCGGTCCTTGTCGAAAAAAGCGACGCGCGGGCGCGGAGCCACGCGCATGGCCTGGCAGAGCAGGAAACCGAGGCCGACGGTCTTGCCCGAGCCGGTAGGACCAGTGACCGTGAAATTGCCGACCTGCCGCCGATGGAAGTTGAAATAATAGGGGGTCTGGCTCGTCGTCTCCAGGATCGAGATCGCCGGCCCCCAGCGATTGCCCTCACGCCGACCCACGGCGAAATTATGCAGTGAGGCGAAGCCGACGAAATTGCGGGAGGAGATCAGGGAGCGCCGGGCGATATAGGCAAAATTCCCCGGCATCTGTGCCCAGAAGGCAGGCTCGGCGTTCATGTCCTCGCGGACGACGATCGTCCCGAAATTCTGCAGCTCCTGCGTCGCCGCCTGAACGCATTTCTCCATTTCGCGGATGGAGCGGCCGAGGGCGCAGACTGTGAGATGGTGGTAGCCGAGGACCGTTTGGCCGGTGACGAGCTCGTTGCGCGCGGTGTTGATCGCCACTTCGACCTCCGTCCCCGCTTCGTCCGAAGCGGCGATCTGGCGCTCGACTTTGGCGACGTGGGACATGACCGGCGCGCGGTCTTCGAGGGCGAAGGACTGCGAGACGATCATTTCGTGGGGGACGCGCAGGAGCCCGTCGAGCATCCCGGCGCCCGTGTAGGCCGGATACTCGCGAATGGAGAGCATCGCCGCGAAGCGAGTGTCGCCCTCTGACGCTCCCCTGAATTCAAGCGCCTTCTTGCCAAAAGTAATCCGCTTCGTCGGCAGATAGGCGTCGAGCGCCATGCGCGGGAGAGCCATGTGAAACGGCGCCCCACCGTTCAGCAGCTGCGTCAGGAACTCGCCGATCTCCGTGCAGACTGCGCCGTGGCGCATTCTTAATCCGAGGATTCTCGCCCCGTAGCTGGCCATCTCCCTGCAGAAATTGGCCGCAACGTCGCGTAGCTCACGCTTGGCCTCGCGCTCGATCTCCTTTTCTTCGACGCCGAGCCCCTTGCGGAAAAAGCTCGTCGCCTTGTCCGCCATGCCGACCTTGCCCTGAAACCCCCGGCGGATGATCGTCACATAAAGGTCGTTCACGAACATGCGCTTATGCGCCAGGTTCGCCATGTAACGGGAGTCGAGCTCCGTGCAAAAGAAGTTGTCGAAGCCGCCGCCGATCTCTGGCGTCACCTCGCGCCGGATGATGTGGGAATAGACGGCGAAGCGGCTGTCGTTCATCGAGCGGATCAGCGTGTTGCGGCTCGAGAGCCGCATGTCGATCTCCGCCTGGTCGGCCGTCTGGAAGCAGAAGCCGCCGACCTTCACCACCATCAGGAAGTGGCCCTCCTTCGTTTTGAGCATGCCCTCCTCGACATGCCGAAGATAGGGAACGTGCTTCGAGACGCCGGCCTCGCGGCCGTTTTCCGCCCCGAATTTCAAAGAATTGAGAATATGCGCGGAGAGCTTCGCCACGATCGGCCCCTTAAGGCTTGTAGGAGTCCCCACCCCAAAACCGGTGATTTCGGGTGATGGGGCATTTGCCGTACCGCACGAGTAAAATGTCGACGAACCGAATGTCCCGGACTGTCAGCGCGTAAGCGAGGCCGTGGGTGGGCGCGAACAGCAAAAACATCAGCAGGTTTTTGGTGTTGATGAAGATGAGAACGATGACGCACCATTCCATCACGAACAGCACATAGGGGACGCCGAGCATCATGGGCGGCCTTGTGAGGCCGCCGACGAGGGGATCGAGACGGGGCTTCGCCTGTTGCCGGATCATCAGCCCTGCCCGTTCGTGAGCGATTGGACGATTTGCGCGGCGCCGAAGATCAGAGCCACGCCGACGATGACCGAGAAGGCCCATGACCACGGAATGCGCGAGGTGAGCGCGAGATAGCCGACGGCGGCCACGGCGACGGTCGCGGCCGTTGTCGCGAAGGTTCCCGTCATGAATTGAAGCACGCTCGTCAGCGCGGTGTTCAGGGGCTGGAAGGTCGCCGTCTGCGCCAACGCCGAATCGGGCCCAGCGATCAGCGCCAGTCCGACCAGAACGCCCAAGAACATCGCGTCGGAACGCGAAAAAACCTTCATTTGCTCTCTCCTTCATCGTCAGGGGACACGTAGAGAACCGACCCGCCGATCCAGTCCTGGTCTTTCGCCAAACGGCTCCTTTCGACTGGTGGCGTCTCGCTTTCTGGCGCTTCCTGACCATTGCGGCTCGTCTCGGCGCCGCGCTTTCCGCGCCGCGCCGAGAAATCGCCAAGCCCGTAATATTGATTGGTCACGGCGGCCACGTAGCGAACCGTTTCCGAGTTCGCCGGCACGCCCTTCGCCTGATAGACGCGCTCGCTGCCGGCGTTGTAGGCGGCGGCGACGAGCATCATGTTTCCCTGGAACTGGGCGACGAGGTCCTTGAGGAACAGCATCGACCCCCGGACATTCTCGACGGGGTTGCAAATGTCCTTGACGCCATATTGGGCGGCGGTCTGCGGCATGAGCATCATCGGCCCGCGCGCGCCCCTCGGGGAATTGAGATTGGCCCCGTTTGACGATTCCTGGTCGAGAATCGCCAGAGCGAGCTTCTCGTCGACCCCCGCGCGCCGCGCCTCGGTTTGGACTAGGCCTCGCAGGCTTTGCGAATCCATATCGGCCGCGCAGGCTCCTGATTCGACAGACTCTGTCGGCAAGCTCCGCGGCGCGCCTGAAACCGGCGCCAAGGCGACCCTTACAGCTCCCCCTGGCGCGGGCTTTCGCTCGCCGGCAGCCGCGATCGTAGGAAGAAGACAGAGGATGACAAGGAGCGCATTGCGCATGGGCAATTCCCTGGTGAACGTGCCTCTCTTAACAAAATATAATAAATTGGCAACAGGCAAAATCTACGATATGAAAACGAATGGAAATTGGAACGCCGCGAGGGATCGGAAGCGTCCCACGCAAGCATCCGAGTGAGAGCGCCGCCATGAAGCATCTCCATGACAGTCAGTACGTCGTCGTTGAGCCCGTCCGGCCTGCGTTCCCCTTTCTGTTCGTCTTAGGCGTCTTGGTAGTTGTCGTCTCGCTGGCGGCCGATTGGCTGAATAGCCTACCTTTCCAATTTGTCGGTCCGATTCTCTATCCGATCGAGCGCATATTGAACGCAGCCTTCTTTCCGGAGGCGCAAACCCCGCTGCGCCCCAACGGTTCGGCGGTGCTGGTGCTGCTTCCGACGCTCGCTCTCTTCGCCGCGATCTATTTTGCTGTCCGCGGAATGTTTCGGGCCGTTATGCGCGTTCTCAGGCCTTTCGTCGGGCGCCGCTGATGCGCGCGCTGCTCTCGTCGATCCTGGTGGCTGGGTTTGTCTCGCCGCCCGCGACGGTCTCGGTCGAATCCTTTACGCCAGACCCGGAGCGCTGGCGCCCGGTCGCCTATTCCGATCTTCGGCTTCCCCGGGGCGAGGCGGAGTCATACGCTTCGATCTGGCAGGATCGGCTCGACGAGAGCAATTCGAAGCCGCCGGCGGCGCCCGTTCCGGGGCATCTGCTCGTGGACCCCTCGCTCAGCTACGCCGTCGGCAATCCGGGCGCGTCGGAATGGCACTTCACGATCAACTTCCAAACCAAGCTCGCCGCCCTGACCGTGCTCGACGCGCCCAATATTTGCACGGACGAATACCCCTCCCCGGCGGTGGGCGTAAAAATCAAAGTCTGTCCAATGCGGCTCGCCATGTTCGAGGCGGACCGCTACGCACTCGTGATAGACGGGGCCGCCTGCTTTCTCGAAAAGCAGCCGCAAGCGCCCATCGAAGACTCGTCCGCCACGCGCACGGAGGTGTCCTACGACGTGACCGCGCGCGCCTTCAAAATCCGCTACACAGTCTCGCATATGGAAATCCCCCAATGCGCTCAAACCCTGCCTCTTCACCCCACGAAATAGCGCCAAGCTCACCGGAGCACCGCCAATGTCTGAACGACGCCGCCTCTCTTCGCCATTGAGCCTAGCGCTGCGATTTATGGCGCGGCCGCCCGCCTTATTGCGTCAAGCGCAAAAGCAGTTTCCGCAGGCGGACCCTCTGCATTTTCGCCGGCGCTTCGCGTCTTTGACGCGGGCGCCCGTCCCCGCCGTTCGTATCGCTCAGGCCTATCATGCGAAGGAGCTTTTCATGCGCGCCGCGCTCATTATCGCGATGCTCGCCCCGCTATCCGCCGGCGCGCAGCAAGCGATCTCGCATCGGCTTATGGCGCAGACCTTCTCCTTGACCGACTCGAATCTGCAAGCGCGCATTTGGTCGGATCAGGTTCCGGAGATGCTCAAGTTTCGCAAATATCTGCAGTCGACGCCGGGCGGCGCAGATAAGCCGCTCGTCGGCGTCGTCTACACCACGAACTTCCAGATCGAAGCGAAACAGATCGTCGTCTCCGTCATCAGCAACAACTGCGCCAACGCTGGCGGCGTTCCGCACCTGCTTTTTTGTCCCACGCGGGTGGTGAGCCTCTCAGGCGAGAAGCTCGAAGTCCTCGGAAATATCCCCGACCTACTTGTCACCGTCTCTGAAGCCGACGCTCCTCAAAACGCCAGGAAGGCGACGGTCGCGACTTACGATCCGCAGACCCATCAAATCACCTTCGCGAACGTCGATGGAAACGAGAGGACAGAACTCTCTCAAAAGGTCGTCGTGAGATAGCTCTATATCGGAATGAGCAAAATGAGAGCGTCAACACTCTTTGCGTTCGCGATCGCATTCGTTCTCTCAGGTCCTGAGCTTGCGTTCGCGGATTGTCAGACCGTCAGCGCATCGGACGTCGCCCAAGACATACAAAACTGCCCTTCGGCGAACAACGCGCTGAAAAATAACGCCTGCAATTTTGGGGGCGCTGCGATCGCCGAGTCCGGCGGCAACACCTGCGCTTCGAACGGGAATAATTTCGGCGTCTTGCAGCTGACGCGCTCCAATCTCACGAACACTGGGTACTCGCCAAGCGAGTACCTGAATCTTTCTGCTCAGCAGCAGGTCTGCATTTGGGCGCAACAGGTCGGCAACTCCAACACCAGCGGCGCCTATCAGACGCTCTCCAACAGCGGCAGTGTCAAGGGGACCCCGGTAACCGCCGGGATGCTCGCGGCCTGCTTCCAATTTGGCCCGCTGATTTGCAAAAACGACCTCGCTTTCATGCAGGCGAACGGCGGCGCTTGCCCGTCGATCGGCAATGGCGGAGTCAGAGCCACCGGCCAAACGCTTGCCAATGGCGGCGCGAATCTCGACGGAAACAACCAGAGCATTTGTTCCTGGGGACAGTCGATCCAAAACAAGATCAACCAGGCGGCAGCGACGTGCAATGGTTCAAACGGTTCGGGTGGCGGCGGAACCAACTGCCCGGGCGGCGGGACCACGCCCGGCGGCGTCATTCCGCCGTCTCCGGGCAATGCGCCGGTTTCGCTACCAGCAAATCTTGCGTAGGAAAACTGAGCGCATGCTTCTCATCCGTCTTGGCGTTGCTCGCGGACCACTGCTCTGCGCATTCGCGGTGATCGCAGCCTCGATTGCCGACGCTCGACGGGCGGACTCAGCGAACGGAGCTGTTCCAGTAACTCCCGCGCCAAAGAATGCGCCGTTTCCCGTCTTCGACGTCCCCTCGACGGGGGTGCAATTCCAAACGGGAGACACCTGGACGCAAGGCGGGCAGACCTTCCGGCTCTACGCGGTCCAGTCCTGCATTCGCGGGACGACCTTCACCAATGCTGCCGGCATAAAGCGCGATTGCGGAGAAGCCTCGATTGCCTATTTCGCCGCGCTGATCAAAGACGCCAAACTTCGATGCACAGCGCTTGCACCGTCGGGCTCCGTCACCTTCGCCGTCTGCGCCGCCCATATCGGCGGACAGACACTCGACCTCGGCACGATCCTAATAACGCAGGGCTTCGCGTTCGCCGCCACCGATCCCCGCGGGAAACCCGTAAACTTCCAATACGCCGTTGCGGAGGGCGATGCGCAGAAAAACAGGCGTGGCCTCTGGGCTTCGCCCGATCTGCCTCACCCCTCGGCCATCCTTAGAAGCGCCTACCAGAAAGCCCATTGAGCCGTCCGCGCGATGAAGCTCGAGGCAGCGACAATAGCCAAAATACTTGGCGGGAAACCGGAGGGAGGCGGCTACCTTTGCTCCTGTCCCGTGAAAGGGCACGGCAAGGGGCGCGGTGATCTGCGTCCATCGCTCAGCGTCTGCGACGGAAAACGCGCGCTCGTTTTCCATTGCTTCGCCGGCTGCAAACCCCGTGACATTATCGCTGCTTTGAACGCGCTTGCGCCGGACCTGGGCCCCAAGCCCCGCTCCGAAAACCGATTGCCTCAGAGATTTGCGACGAAATCGAAGACCACCTCCACGCTTGCGCAGAAACTTTGGAAGGCGGCGCTTCCCGTCGCCGGCACGCCAGCCGAGACCTATCTTCGCTCACGGCGCCTGCCGCCAATACCGCCGCCCACCATTCGCTTCCTTCCCTCCTATCGCTATGACGAAACGCGG
Coding sequences:
- a CDS encoding type IV secretion system protein VirB3 — encoded protein: MIRQQAKPRLDPLVGGLTRPPMMLGVPYVLFVMEWCVIVLIFINTKNLLMFLLFAPTHGLAYALTVRDIRFVDILLVRYGKCPITRNHRFWGGDSYKP
- a CDS encoding lytic transglycosylase domain-containing protein, encoding MDSQSLRGLVQTEARRAGVDEKLALAILDQESSNGANLNSPRGARGPMMLMPQTAAQYGVKDICNPVENVRGSMLFLKDLVAQFQGNMMLVAAAYNAGSERVYQAKGVPANSETVRYVAAVTNQYYGLGDFSARRGKRGAETSRNGQEAPESETPPVERSRLAKDQDWIGGSVLYVSPDDEGESK
- a CDS encoding thermonuclease family protein — its product is MLLIRLGVARGPLLCAFAVIAASIADARRADSANGAVPVTPAPKNAPFPVFDVPSTGVQFQTGDTWTQGGQTFRLYAVQSCIRGTTFTNAAGIKRDCGEASIAYFAALIKDAKLRCTALAPSGSVTFAVCAAHIGGQTLDLGTILITQGFAFAATDPRGKPVNFQYAVAEGDAQKNRRGLWASPDLPHPSAILRSAYQKAH
- a CDS encoding VirB4 family type IV secretion system protein → MAKLSAHILNSLKFGAENGREAGVSKHVPYLRHVEEGMLKTKEGHFLMVVKVGGFCFQTADQAEIDMRLSSRNTLIRSMNDSRFAVYSHIIRREVTPEIGGGFDNFFCTELDSRYMANLAHKRMFVNDLYVTIIRRGFQGKVGMADKATSFFRKGLGVEEKEIEREAKRELRDVAANFCREMASYGARILGLRMRHGAVCTEIGEFLTQLLNGGAPFHMALPRMALDAYLPTKRITFGKKALEFRGASEGDTRFAAMLSIREYPAYTGAGMLDGLLRVPHEMIVSQSFALEDRAPVMSHVAKVERQIAASDEAGTEVEVAINTARNELVTGQTVLGYHHLTVCALGRSIREMEKCVQAATQELQNFGTIVVREDMNAEPAFWAQMPGNFAYIARRSLISSRNFVGFASLHNFAVGRREGNRWGPAISILETTSQTPYYFNFHRRQVGNFTVTGPTGSGKTVGLGFLLCQAMRVAPRPRVAFFDKDRGADPLIRAMGGSYEVLVPGVPTGFNPLQLPGSPEDRKFLEDLLKFMVRPRDGLDLGAHQLKIVEGAVDQIFAVPAKDRRFAEVAHLLRGSEKLGQEDLASRFDVWTKARGWLFNNERDSWSASNGVFGFDMTKVLDDDDIRTAALGYIFHRIEGMMDGNPMMLFIDEGWKILTDDKFAGFLNDKLKTIRKLNGIVGFGTQSAKDIVASPMGHTLLEQTPTNIFFPNPKADFESYVTGFKLSEREFEWVINTHPDSRQFLIKHDQDSVIARLDLSNMLDIVKLLSGNVDTVQECEELRARVGDDPRVWVPIFCNWRSA
- a CDS encoding TrbC/VirB2 family protein: MKVFSRSDAMFLGVLVGLALIAGPDSALAQTATFQPLNTALTSVLQFMTGTFATTAATVAVAAVGYLALTSRIPWSWAFSVIVGVALIFGAAQIVQSLTNGQG